A segment of the Williamwhitmania taraxaci genome:
TATTGGTGAGAATAGATATCGGCAGTACATGCCATTTTTACTAACTATTTTCTTTTTTATTTGGTTCGTAAATATGTTGGGCCTTATTCCAATTTTCCCTGGAGGAGCAAATGTTACTGGTAATATTGCTATAACAATCGTTTTGGCGCTTTTTACATTTGTCATAACAATGTTTAGCACCAACAAACACTATTGGGTTGAGGTTTTTAACAATCCAGAAATTCCATGGTGGTTAAAATTGCCTATTCCGATTGTTCCAATTGTTGAGTTTTCGGGTGTTTTTACAAAGCCGTTTGTTCTCATGATCCGACTATTTGCCAATATTTTAGCCGGACATATGGTGGCTACTGTTTTTTTTAGTTTGATTTTTATTTTTGGTAACCTCTCTGTTACTGCAGGATATGGTTTCTCCATACTAACAATTCTATTTACTGTATTTATGTCTCTTTTGGAGGTGCTGGTTGCATTTATCCAAGCGTATGTATTTACAATGCTTTCTGCTATTTATTTTGGCATGGCAAAGGTCGAGGCACATCACACGCAACAAGCTCACTAGGTACTTTAACATAAACTTTGACATTATGATTACTTTAGGTATTATTATGGAAGCGGCCGCCGCTGGTGCTGGTATTGCAAAACTTGGTGGTGCCATTGGTGCCGGTATTGCAGCTCTTGCTGCTGGTGTTGGAATCGGAAAAATTGGTGCATCTGCTCTCGAGGCAATTGCCCGTCAACCAGAAGCGATAAGCGATATTCGTTCCAATATGATTCTTGCTGCTGCCCTTATTGAAGGTGTTGCGTTTTTTGCTATCATTATCTCCTTCTTAGCGCTTGTTCTTTAATTCAAAAAATCAAATAAATGGAACTGCTAATCCCAGAAGTCGGGTTAATTTTTTGGATGCTCTTATCATTCTCCTTTTTGCTTTTTATTCTAGGAAAGTATGCTTGGCCTATAATATTAAGTTCGTTAAAGAAAAGAGAGGATTATATTAGAGAGTCTTTAATTACTGCCCATAAGGCACAAGATGATTACTACCGCTTGCAAAAGGATGGTTCCGAGATTTTGAATAAAGCACGGGTTCAACAGGAAGAGATTCTTATGGAAGCGCGTAATCTTAAAGAGACCATGCTCGCCGATGCCAGAATTATTGCTCAAGAAGAAACGAAACGGCAAATGGAATTGGCGAAAGTTCAAATACAGCTGGAGCGAGATCGTGCTCTTGCTGATCTGAAAAAGCAAGCAGCACTTCTTTCGGTTGATATAGCAGAGGAGATTTTGAAAAGGGAATTGGTCGACTCCAAGGAACAAGATCGATTAATTCAGCAGTTGTTGGACAACGTAAAGTTAAACTAGGCAATGAACCACGGACGCCTTCACGTAAAATATGCTAACGCTCTCTACGATTTTGCAGAGTCGTCTAATGCTATTCAGGTCGTTTATGAGGACATGAATAAGATTAATAATTTGCTTGCGACCTCTCCTGAATTACTTGAACTTTTAGATTCACCAGTAATCTATCCTACCCGAAAGAAAGAGTTAATAGATAAGCTATTTCTTGGTCGGTTGTCGGATGTTACTATTCGATATCTTCATTTTCTGGTTGACAAACACAGGGAAATGCACTTGAAGTACATCGCTATAACTTTTTTTCGAATTTACCGTGAGAAGATGGGTATCACTCGAGTAGAGTTTGTTTCTGCTTTGGAAGTCAGTGATACATTTAAGGTAACCATCAGGAAAGAGCTAGAAAAATCCATTTCTGGTGAATTGGAACTGGTTTTTCAAACAAAAGCGGATCTAATCGGAGGATTTACGTTAGCCCTAAATGATAGTTTACTCGATGCCAGTGTTGCAACTAAATTGCGGCGCTTGAAAACAAAAGTTCAAGAATCTTACAATAGTCATTAAATAATTAATCATATAGCTATGGCCGATATTAAGCCAGGTGAAATTGCTGAAATCCTAAAAATGGAACTTTCCGGCATGAGCGGAGTGGACCATTTTGAGGAGGTTGGGCGCGTTCTGCAGGTTGGTGACGGCATTGCCCGTTTGTATGGAATGTCCAATGTTCGCTCGAATGAGTTAATTGAGTTCGAGAATGGCGTTCTCGGAATTGTGCTCAACCTTGAGGAGGATAATGTTGGTGTTGTACTTCTGGGTTCCTCCGAAAAAATTAAGGAAGGCTATACCGCAAAGGGTACTGGCCGTATTGCTTCCATTAATGTTGGAGAAGGATT
Coding sequences within it:
- the atpH gene encoding ATP synthase F1 subunit delta translates to MNHGRLHVKYANALYDFAESSNAIQVVYEDMNKINNLLATSPELLELLDSPVIYPTRKKELIDKLFLGRLSDVTIRYLHFLVDKHREMHLKYIAITFFRIYREKMGITRVEFVSALEVSDTFKVTIRKELEKSISGELELVFQTKADLIGGFTLALNDSLLDASVATKLRRLKTKVQESYNSH
- the atpE gene encoding ATP synthase F0 subunit C is translated as MITLGIIMEAAAAGAGIAKLGGAIGAGIAALAAGVGIGKIGASALEAIARQPEAISDIRSNMILAAALIEGVAFFAIIISFLALVL
- the atpF gene encoding F0F1 ATP synthase subunit B, with protein sequence MELLIPEVGLIFWMLLSFSFLLFILGKYAWPIILSSLKKREDYIRESLITAHKAQDDYYRLQKDGSEILNKARVQQEEILMEARNLKETMLADARIIAQEETKRQMELAKVQIQLERDRALADLKKQAALLSVDIAEEILKRELVDSKEQDRLIQQLLDNVKLN
- the atpB gene encoding F0F1 ATP synthase subunit A, coding for MQHLRHTIGILVFMGFFHFGFAQDSVQDTSVHSGKKFLPGEFIMEHIGDAYSWHITSIGETELSIPLPVILYSKHTGFHVFMSSKLHKSSYHNFSIPSDGKYKGKIVESVAQLDGSVLTIRPIDISITKVVLSVFMTVGFMIWIFLSVARTYVRNPDKAPSGVQNLFEPMILFVRDDIALPSIGENRYRQYMPFLLTIFFFIWFVNMLGLIPIFPGGANVTGNIAITIVLALFTFVITMFSTNKHYWVEVFNNPEIPWWLKLPIPIVPIVEFSGVFTKPFVLMIRLFANILAGHMVATVFFSLIFIFGNLSVTAGYGFSILTILFTVFMSLLEVLVAFIQAYVFTMLSAIYFGMAKVEAHHTQQAH